The region CTGTTGGAAATTGATTCTCTTATTAAGTTCTGTCAGTGTATATAATTCTCtcatttttagttgttttctTGGTTGTACATTGTCAATCCTAATATGTATTGCGAGTTAACTGTAAGAGACAAAGATCTAGCCCAGTCTGTTTGATGGTTTTGTGAATCATTAGTTTCACTGGATTAGGCATACTATTTCTTAGATTTTGGCCTCATTGTCAAACTACAAGATCATTCTACACAAAGACAGTGTTCTAGAATCCCATCGTTCTCCTATCTAGGATTTTAAATATGTCCATACATGATTGATTGAACAGTACTTAAATTTcctatgatattttttaggagTACTGACCATGAGCCATCATCATTCTGTAACTTCTCAATGAATTCTGTTGCATTCCTGATGCATTGATCTATTTCATCTTTCCGATGCTCAGGGTACTTCTCCCTGAACAATGCCAATGCTTGGATGACTGATGAGGTACACTCAACATACCTGCAGTATGTATGCATGTCAGCATTCAGAAGTAGCATAGTTCTGGCAAAGAAAGATTGTAAAAATTCTCACTGATGCTCCACGATGATGTCTGCATATATCTCTGTCATGTTGAAAATCTGCAAAACGTAATTCAAATGCTCATTATTTAGTTCTTTATATGTGAATACTTTGTTACTTCTATGCTCCTCTAATGTTAATTTCCTTAAATCTCTTGATATTTGTGCCATCTAAGAATCTATCCCAGGTAGTTTGCTTCATTGTTCTTCTCTTATCCATGTAGCATAAATGTGAATTCTGGAAATTGTGGCATACTCTCCTTCACCTGTAATAGCTCTAATACTCTGAACTATACTTTGTTACTGAATAATATATTAGTGTTTTCTTACTATATTACCTTTGTCTAAAACTATGATATGCCTGTTTATTCTAGATATTTGTAACCACAAAAAAATGCAGTGGCATTAATCATACCATTcctaaatcaaataataatacaaTATAGAAAGAGTATAGTAGCATAGATATGCCATTGCTTTACGCGATGGTGCATTGATAGGTTGATACTGTTATTAGGTTGAGGCATCGAGCATATTTACCTCCATCCATGGATATGTGCGAGCTAGCTCCCATGTTCCATACCCACCATTTGGATTCTGCATAGAATTCAGTGTCAAATATTCCAAGTGACCAAAAATCGGCCGAAGGATATGAGAAAAGGGATCAACTCTTTAGTAACTCTAGTAGCATGGGAAATTTGGAAGCACCGCAATGACTGTGTATTCAATGGAGCTAGCCCTAGAGTTGCGACGGTCTTACAAGTGGTTGAAAATGAAGGTTATCTTTGGTGTGTGGCAGGAAATTCTGCTCTCCAAAAGCTCCTTAGCAGGGTGGCTATCCTAGGTAGCTAGTTGTAGCAAGTTGGGCTGGTGTGGTTCTGTTTTGAGCgagttgtttgtttgttttttttcctgttttttctgttttctatTTGTACTGTTCCGTTTATTTCCCCTTATTGAAATGAAATGCAGCTCTCCTGtgttttcgagaaaaaaaaaattactatgtTTGCATGTGATGTGAACGTTGGTTGTTCACTGCTGCTGGCTTTTGCCCATAACAGCTTGGCATCCGTTTTGTACAACTCTTAACAACTATTAAATGAATCAAAACACTGTTATTCAACTTAGATCTGTACTTGAAGGTGCCACTACAGCTGATGGTTATACATTTATCATTTGGGCATGTGCAGGAAGTAAGGTTCAAAACTCTTGGGTCCCTTTTATAGGATAACTTGGACTATCACAGCATCCATGGGTGCTGTTCACCGTTCATGTGAATAGTAACTTGACCTCATAAGGCCCTTACTTTCCTAGCTAATAGATAGGATACCAAAATAACTGATTATTGTCGCAGCCTCCTAGGAAAATAAATAGGTATTTAGGAAGTAAATACTTTCTAAGGCGAACTCTTTCCAATTCACTCTTGcgttttcgagaaaaaaataaaaaacagaaacTCTTTCCAATTCACATGTTATGTCGTACTGTAAGAGAATAACTGCCTGCGCTGCAAGACCATCACCATAACATGTTGCTTCAACTATAGTGTTGCATAATATAATAGGTGAGATACAGAATATGACGTAAATTGTGCAGTTCTATACCTGTAAAGAGAGTAATACATTCACTGCGTCAAAGTAGCAGCATGTTTCCATCTGATAATCTTCACCATCTGATGAACACTTTGATAGCAGTAACAAAGCCTGAAACAAATCACTAtattactttgttttttattcgtgtgATCCATCTTCTATGTATGATTTAGGTCTGGTATAATGATATCATATGGCATCATAAACTTTATAGACAATAACACCAGATTTTGGGGGAATTTAGGTACATATGTGTCAtgcttttcttgttttgaGTTTTCCATTCTACTTTCCACCATAACCCATCATAATGCATGAAACCTACAAATTgaatagaaatgaaaaaaaaatggacccTACTTGACTCATGCCTGCATCAACTACCTGATTCTTTCTTCActctatgtttgatttttcatgcttaaattttgatacatacCTTAAGGGCTTCTGCTGTGCAATCTGAAACCTGCCACCCCTGATCTGCAACCTGGAAGGCCCATCCTCCTTTAGATATGTGACGGTACTTTCTGCTGAAGTCACCAGAAGGATTGTCCataatcttaaaatttaagttagtAGAGTTAAGGAGTAAGTTAGGGAAAATATAGCTAATAGTTTCAATTCTGGGCAAAAATACCTGAGAAGATTTTATAAAACCATGTGCTTTCTTGAGGGTACTTCCAAATTCTCCTGCTATACTACATGCTAATATAGCTTGGACTGCGAAAGCAACATCCCATAATTGGCCCGCACAGACCTTTGAATgaacaaatattttgtttaccaAATTTGAACACAAATTGTTGCAATTTTGCGaaaatgtataaaataatctgatttttatattcACCCGAACTTTCATGCCATCTTCGCCAACCCATAGGAAATCAGCCACTCTAGCCAAATGACGCTTGAATGCATCTGAATTGGGATTTTCAATCCAACAGCACAACATGGATAGTGcctgaaatatttttgtttgtaaggATTTAAAGTAATGTTCACTCACTGCTGGAGTTTAATATACAAACTCGGGCATAcctattttctagattattaattCTTGACTTTTTGCACCAATCCTTTTCTTTACCATGTATTTTTCAGAAATACGCAAAGATTGCTTGGGAAAAATGAGTTTGGTGAGCTAGCTTCTTTTACTATGCATGTTATCATGTATAAGGAAGCCAAAAGTTTAGCTATAAATTCTTTCTGAAAATTAACATTCAGATATACCTTAATTTGCTTAATCTATACCTGATTTAACAATATCTGTAAGACTTTGTATCTCCATAAAAATATTCCTCTTAAATATTGAAGTCTTctgtttagtttttctttttattctgCATTGCATCTCCATAAAAacatttgttttaaatattgAAGTCGTCTATTTACTTTTGGTTTTGTATTCTGTATATGCAAATAGAGTTTCAAACTTCTTTTGAAAGGTATGGAGTTTCAAGTTTCAGCCAACTTTCATACTGATGGTTTCATGGCGCTGCTTACAAAGCAAATGCAGTTGATGCAAGATATGGACCATGAGACTTTTGGACAGTCAATGTAAGTTGGTGCTTCACTTTCTTAATTTATCAAAAGGAAACTGAGAACCAGAACCTATCACTATTCAGCCTGAGCTCGTTTCTGCCTTTTCTTCTGGGATTTATTGGGTCAGTATGGATCTCTCTtttggaaaaggaaaaactcCTACCTTCTGTGCAGCACCAATGCAGATATACTGGGAGTTCTCATCTTCATACTTCAAGAACTCAGCAATTTGTTGTAGAGCCCTTTTTCTCATGTAGGAGATTGGCCAACGTGTAAGAAAAGGCTCACCAAAATTATAAAGGCAGTCAGATAGGCACTCCTGTAGCCATGTATGTGGATTATAGGCATCTTCCTGCATTTGAATTCACATTTTGTTGCTTCcagttctaaaatttgaacatacataaaagaaatttactGCAGTTGATTAAGTTATAGGGACTTGGAATCTTCTGATAGACAACTAAACATCTAAATACCAAAAGTATGCAAATATTGCAAACGTTGAAGCACATATTAGTGAGCACATATTAGTCACGTAATAGCTGATAATATGAGTTTTAGCAATATCTGACAGATCTAGACATCTTTGTGTAGACTTTAATATCACTTGGTATTATAACTAAATTTGCCTACATTTTTAGATGGAGTATTTAATGAGGCAACCTAGTGCGTACCTGTTACTGATTTTGGAGAGCCTTGCTAAATTTCTTGTGCAATTAATCAAAAACCGTATCAAATGCTTGCAGAAAATGTGTTAAATGTTTAGTGAACTGACCTTTGCACATAATTTGCGAGCCTCCTTCCAGTCAATCTTTTTATAGGGATGAATATGTAGATCTTCCCTTAATGATGCAACCAAGTTTGTTATAGGACCGACAAACTTCTTTCCATATAAATAAGACATGGGAATAAAAGCCATTCGGAAGTGACTCCACAAACGTCCTGCgcatgaaaataaaatgcagCCATAATGAGAATTGATTTGTTCTATCTTAAATACCTAATATAATTCTACAGATTAAACATCTGTCAGATAAAGTAATGGAGTAAGACAAAATTATCAACGTATAAGAAATGAATTGATAATCTTTTTATGCCAATGAAGTTTACTTCAGCATTTCTGGTAACGATGGTGATCACCTATAAATTTCCCTGTtgacatgtttatatataggGACATTATTACAAACTTCTTTCTCAGTAATGCAGAAGACGATTTGATCTCAGGAACTAAAACATAACTTATACGTAGTTAAAATGTTTCATTTCAAAGTCTGGTGATAGGATCTGTGGTAACGTAGTTAAACATATAACAAGGAAGATAATTTTACCTGGTTGGATAGGAACCAAAGATGGAAGGAGAAATAATTCTGGGGGAATAGGATTTACACCTGACCATTCAAAAACCCCAAGCACCTGTAATATAATATACAGTTTACAGAATGGGGGAAAATCAGGCTGGTTTGGCATATGTAGctctactaaaaaaataatttgatactcTCATAACCTTGCTTTTGCATATCTTTTGATGTTTTCATTGACTAATTTCTGTAGATGGAAAGATATTTAATTCAGGCAAggtacttataattttttaggtAATGGCTGTGAAGTAATTGATAAATTAAACTAGTGGAAACTTAAGTTTCCCAAGCTATCTTAGTAAAATTACTAGCTGAAAACATATTTGACTATGGAGCTAGGATACAGCTGAGAGGATTGTTACCGAGAGCCACACTTTTCCCAAGATTGGTATCATTGTTGCACCTCCATGGTCATGTATCCATTTTCTTGCTTTATGCATGGACATATCTGGTCCATCATCGAGACTCTCACCAAGTAGTCTCAGAGCAGTATAGTTAAGAGCTGTGCTGAGCATGGAACTTTCACCTTCTGCATGTAGTCCCCATCCTCCATCCATGTTCTGGTTCACAAACTTGATTTAGATCTTGTTCACACATTTTATATGAATAGCATTAATCTTTTAGGcatatttacttaaaaaaattatccattACTTCCTGGTAACTATTGAGTGTTACCTGACGATTGTACAAATATCGAATGATCTCCCTGTGATGTTCTGATGACAGAGTAATACTTAACGACTCTGTGACATATAGAACTATGATCTGCAGTTGGAACAAACAAACATAAGAATCCCCGTCGAACTTAATTGATGCTGGAACTAGATGTATGATGGATGGTAATCCGAGGAGACATGAAGTTGATTGTGTATGTTACATCTTACCATAGTTGCAGTGGTAAACAATGGTCCTGGGAAATCCCCTGGCCAGTGCCCATCATGTGCCTGTATGGCTGAGAAATAACCGAGCGCCTTCTTCAGTATATCTGATACTGTAGCTGTGTCGATATTTATTGGGTTTGCgtctttttctttctgtagATCAATACTGAAGTTGTTCGCCTTAGCTAACTGCAAAATGAAGATTCCACATGGATACAGCATCATATTATGCTGTTTAGTTTCATTTCCAGGAGTTTCATGCTTGCTTTTTACATCTATAATGCATATGCCTGTGGCTAATGTCAGATGTTGCAAAGACTGGCGTGAGTTTCTTATGGAGAAACACAGATACTGCTGCGATCTGATACGAGGTACGTATCAAGCTCTGTGCAATAGTTGAATTTAAGTTTTCATTATACCTGCATGCGAGCTAAAATATCAGAGGTGTGTCTTGTTCTGAATCTATTCTTCTGGAACTCGGACTGTGCAGCCTCAACTGCCTCCCGCTCTTCACTTGTTCCAAGATTTTGGTCAAATTCCCATGTTTCTCTTCCGACATGACTGTTCCCACTCTTGAGCCATGGTCCTCCCTCAGCAATCTTTAGCTTCCACATATTATAGAAACTATTCTGCTACTTGTAAGTCTTACCTGttggaaaaaaatggtttttagGATAAACCAGTCTAGATCATCATcacataagtttttaaaaaggatTTTCTATATCTAGATATTGagatttttatcatttactgTTATACGTTAGAGTTTTTCCAGCTGCAATAAAGCTACCCACTTTCACATATATGTGTGCGCACTTGTTGCAGACCTGACTGGTTTATTACTAATTTGGCACAGCTAGCAACTTTCTGATTACACTAAATTTGGGTCAGCACTTGTTCTTTAATCATACAAATATTAGCATATTTTCACTTAAAATGATTAATTCTTATTCCTCCTTGAAATACTTGAAATGTTGTGGCATAAACCTTTCCTTGGTATGTATGCATATCACTTGTGAAACCATTATTACATTTTATGGAATTATTTTTCTACAGGTGAGTAGCAAATCTTTCAATTTGAACCTCTTAAAAGTAGCAATGCATCATAGTGCCATAAAATAAATGCTGAAATATATAGGAAAACAAAAGTAGGGACATTACACTTACACAGAAGCTTCAATTGGCTTGCTCTTGTTTTCAGGTATTTGAAAACAACCATCCATCACAAAGACAAAGCTGACAAAATATAATCAGGCTGACGAGAGATCGATAAGAAATGAAGACGCATTTGTACAATATTTATCCTCTGGGACGCTAGCTGAGAGCTGAGAAGGATCACATGGAAGTGATGAGGCAGCTTGCTTGAGCTGAGCACACAAGCAAGGAGCAACTGCAAGCCGTGCTGGGTTGGAGCTTTCCTGCTTTGCTTGGCAGCTGAAAAGATGGGAGAAATGGCTTCTGTATGCAATATGCATGAGCCTCTCTGCCCCCTGGTCATGCGAGTCTGATGCAGTGATGCAGCTAGCTGTGCCCTGCATTGTGCATGTGTGCAAGCTAAGGCCTTTGTTTCCTTTGCTCATTTAGAGTGGCAGAATCAGGAGCGCcgaaatttttaacttaagaACAGGAGTAGCAGTACTATTTTGTCTGAAATTTACTTGGACGCAAGTgaatttagtttaaattttgataatcaTGGGGGGTAATGTCGCCCTTGATTTCGATACATGTTCTTCTTTTCCTTGTTGCGATTGTGCTTGTTTGTATCTGTCATGTGTCATGTGAGTAGATATGTGAAAATACTGAAATGTGGAGAAACATTGGGGGTGTGAGCTTCATATGTAGTATGCCGATCTGATCCTGGTTGGTTTTCAGCTTGCTCTCATGCAGTGGACGGAGTTGTTCTCAGCTGCCCTCGcaaaattttgccaaattgCAACAACAATTTGTTGATGGCAGTGATGTTTGTATACAGTGCCTTCATTCCAGATGGCGGCACTGGATTCAAATGCCGGTACTTTTGAGTGTTTTGGTAACCGATAGTGTTCATAGCTGCAACACGTGTCACCTTTAGGGTCTAATACAAGTGATTTGTTCTCATGTGATCTATAGGTACACGCATGACTTGAAGAAGGCCttgtaaatattaattattataataatccagattattgaaagtaagctgaaagaaacagacaacttattgaagtagcttattataatctaaagtCCAGCttactataatctgataaactCATTTAGGTGAGTTTTTTCTAGCTTATTGGATGAAAAATTACCTACCATGCTATCTCATTTTctctttagacttgcaaactcaataatctacgctctaataatctagaaaagaaacaactcatagcttattctactacagattataataatctaacttataataatctaactcaataatctaaattataataatcttaagctgaaagaaacaggacCTACGTAGAATACACCGCAAGCTCCATCTTAATACCAACCTTGTGATGCCAAGGTTGCCCTGCCAATGCtcttaaagaaaataatttttacagATTGAGGCTCTTAGCTGCATATTTAATTTGCATCCTTTCCTAAACCAAGAGTTATATTTTGCGCAAAAAAAGAGGAAGtacattcattcatttttGGCTCCTTAAGTGTGAATAACAACTAACTTAACTAAACTAACTAAGATTAGCAGACAATCCTGAGTTCTTTTTATACATGAGAAATGGTGCAACCAATAGGTTCAGGATCGGCATCCCAGGatcgtttttttattgttaggATCGAGATTTTAAGCAGGGtcgtttttttgttttagtaTCTGATCATAGGACTGGTTCTATGAGATTTtccttttaaatttaatttaatatttgtatCAATTATATGCAtctattttgtaaaatatagaCATAATAATATGGCATACatacatgaataaatttatCCAGAGAATGATACACTAGAGTcaatagtatttttaatgtaggttttgaaaataaactaggcGATACTAGAACCTGCAGCCCATACCCAATTCCTATAACGATACAACCAAAAAACATTATAGAGCAATACATATTATTTGGTTATGTaatccctccatatttttatgtatgacaccgtttgacttttagaatcacggttggccatttgtcttattcaaattttgtatttaaatatgcaaaattataatgcataattaaagtttctataataataaatcatattataacaaaataattaataattatattttttttgaataagacaaatggtcaaacgtagacctaaaagttaacggcgtcatataaaaaaaatatgaagggagcAGTATTTTAGGATCCTGTAATACCACGATAGATATCACGATAATGACAACCTATTGATATGTCGAATAAAATgaacgaaaaaaaaaggctaacaGGATGTCAATAGTTCAAAATTGTTTCTAAAGCTTCCATCGGTAAATGGTAACATCTTGCTCTTAGAAAATTTCGTTTGGTGTTGATTGAAGTTCTTGATACATGgggaaaatttaactttttacggCTCTTATGGGTGAGCGGCAATAAATTTACCGCTCTCATCTTACAAGTGTCAAAAGATGGATTAAACCCTCTCGATGAGAAtcacaaaaagttaaaatctcCTGATACATGAATGGTACAGCTCGCTAGCAAGATGAGAAAAATACTAGAGTAATAGATCGATTTACCAGCAGTGAAAATTCATCCACAGGTTAGTTATAGGCAACACTTAATACTACATCTGTCCTTTGCTAGagtaaatgtttgacgttatcaatttttttacatgtgtttgactatttgtcttattaaaaatttttgtaaagttatatatatatacaaatatatttaataatccataatatgatataaaaataattaataattatgtaaatttttttaataaatatatataaaaaatcaacggcattGAATATTTTAAGGACAAGGGAGTACTTCTCTGTGTAAATTTAGATTCAGATAAGAGAAGGCGAAAATTCACGGTTCAATTACAGATGATGTTGTGATTGTGCTAATCAAGGGTCAAACCTTGAGAGAGCTATAATTAACGGCCagccgcggtggcggcgtcggcggcggcaacctTGCGGGCCTCGGCGAGGCGGGAGGCGATCTCGGCGTCGGTGTGGCCCTGCTCCTCGAGGACGTCGCGGAGCTCGAGCAGGCGCACCTCCACCGCCCGCCTCCGCTCGTGCTCCGCCATCTCCTCCTTGATaccgcccgcggcggcggcggggagatcGCGCGGcgcaccagcggcggcggagggggagtgCTGGGGACGAGGGAGGAACTTGTTGGACTGCACGCGGCCGCTGGTGCCGGAGCCCCGCGCGATCGGGATCCCGACGCCGTTGTgcatctcggcggcggcggcggcggcggcgatcggatGGGTTGGATTGAATGAAGAGTTGAACCGCGCGGGCACACTCGTCAGCCTGAAGTTCCCCAATTCTCGTCATTTTGGACGAAACTTtaactactaatttattaataactttaaatatttagtttgtaaacATTAGAAAAacgtgtatgtatatatgaatcataaataattatagatGGACATAAAGAatactttgataaaaataaacatgtactatttaatttttgatgtattttaatagaaaattaaagataGATTTACAGGAGTGTGCCTTTATCTACCACGGTAAGAATTATCAAACTGCCAAGAGTACCTTCGTTCCTATTATTCTCTTATAATTTCATAATTCTTACTGTTTTAGATCAGAGTGTTGTCAAAGTATTAAAACTTTgatacatttaaatatttaatttgaaaaaataatactaaacatttatttttatatacatatttaataggAAATCGcattcaaaaatagatttagaagACCATGTCATGGTTCAAAATGGCACGAAAATTATCAAGCTGGAGAAATTACAAaagatgttttgacttttataaATTAGCATCAGGTATATttcaatattatatttgttttatattaaaattgttgctttatttttctataaatttagtcaATGTTAAAGAAGtttgacttaaaaaataaaaacatcttATGTAATATAAGTAGAgggtgtttggtttttctacaGTGAAAATTTTGTGTTGTATTACGAAAATATATGGCTCAAAATTTGATAAGTTGAAGTAACGACAAAATGAATACACATTAAATTTACTTTTGAGTTATACTCTGGTAGAGTAGCCTTGCACTAATGTTGTTCTCGATGCAAGATTTTATTGCTCGGCTTACAATAATATCATATCATTAAAACCTGTTTGAGTTGATCGATAGAACATATGCTCTAAATGCAATATTTTACTTTACTGTTTGAGTGAAGTGTACCGGTGGTTCTTAAActtatgtgcatgtgtcatctagatccctaaactctcaaaatgtatttttggatcACTAAACTTGTCTGGGATGTCATATAGATCCAAACCGGCTCTGACCCGCTCCATTCGCCGACGTATGGTGGCACCTATGTGTTAGTGGGGGCGTGGAGCCGCGTGGGTCCAGATACAACTTACGATAAAGTATTGTATCTGTTATTATTCTTTTCCACGGTATTTCGTTTGATGTCCCGCTGTCATGCTATTTGACTTAGAAATAAGTAACCCCAAATTAACTAaagatttacatattttgatttttaaaatgcaTTACGTGGTTCCTGCTATCGCTTGCATTTTTCTTCTGCAGTACCTACATATATGGTTGCAAAATTGTTTCTCTATCATTGGTCGCAAAATCGAGAATTTGGTTGAATCAATGGCAGCAACAAGAGTGTGTATTGGGTACGTTAATTCGCAACAGCGCATGTTGTTTGACTAATTAGCGCActtaaaatgagaaaaaatagCGCACgtaaagtttatatttgtCCCCATAAACATGAACTTTAGGTAAAATATAACCAAAtaatattcaaaaataaaacaccaAATATAACCAGCCAGTActtttgtatataatttatctcaatagattaaaatataaccgaataatatttaaaaatgaaacatcCACGTAGCCTCACCAACACATAGGCGCCATCGTGGTATGCCatgtcagcggatggagcggacCGAAGCCGGTTTGGACCTGTATGATACCCCAGACAAGTTTGGGGatctaaaaatgcattttgagagttcagggacctagatgacacatgcacacaagtttagagaccgctggtaCACTTCACTCTTACTGTTTCATAGATTAACATATACATCCAAGTGATTAACGGGAGTTGATTAAATACATGGAGATAAAAGAATTACTCTCGCTAGATGTTTCGTTCTAGTTTTATGATCTAGATAATTAAATACACCAAGTTTCATTCccataaaaatcaaatcatctcTCTCAtcataaattaaatatcacatcaccattttttttgccTACATGGCATATCATTTAGCGAGTTTGAAATCCAATGAAACCTCAACTGAGATTGATTAATACCGCCAATTCAAAGCGCTAATAGCATTTCTAGACATTAGGTAGCCATTAGACTACGTGCCCTTTCTCGTTCCGATCATGTTcgtgatatatatacaactttaCTTTTGCTCAAGCGACAAGTTGCAATAGGTGAAACTTACTAGGATAAATACCAACTAATCAAAAGACGCGAGATAATCAACAAAGCAATTGATCATGATAGGAAACCATGATGGCTTTCAAGCTGaatcagaagaaaaaaaaacgttcaCCTAATACCTCATTATTTGGTAAAATAAGTTGAAGCTGAATTTAGTTCATAGGCAAGCCTTGAAGGGGAATAAAAATTGCAAGCCAGAGTATGACTCAATGCAGAATGGGTGAACGACAACAATACAATCTTTACTTCAGATGGGTACGGTGCACATATCCGCAAAGAGTTAAACACAAACACAACGCATTAACATCATCACAACACGATTACAAGTTTACAACAATCTGCACGTCCATAACTGAACTTATTTCTTTTCATCAGAGGAAAGCTACCGCTCTGACgtgtatgcatatatatatatatatatatatacacataaaaatgG is a window of Oryza brachyantha chromosome 8, ObraRS2, whole genome shotgun sequence DNA encoding:
- the LOC102707332 gene encoding cycloartenol Synthase-like, translating into MWKLKIAEGGPWLKSGNSHVGRETWEFDQNLGTSEEREAVEAAQSEFQKNRFRTRHTSDILARMQLAKANNFSIDLQKEKDANPINIDTATVSDILKKALGYFSAIQAHDGHWPGDFPGPLFTTATMIIVLYVTESLSITLSSEHHREIIRYLYNRQNMDGGWGLHAEGESSMLSTALNYTALRLLGESLDDGPDMSMHKARKWIHDHGGATMIPILGKVWLSVLGVFEWSGVNPIPPELFLLPSLVPIQPGRLWSHFRMAFIPMSYLYGKKFVGPITNLVASLREDLHIHPYKKIDWKEARKLCAKEDAYNPHTWLQECLSDCLYNFGEPFLTRWPISYMRKRALQQIAEFLKYEDENSQYICIGAAQKALSMLCCWIENPNSDAFKRHLARVADFLWVGEDGMKVRVCAGQLWDVAFAVQAILACSIAGEFGSTLKKAHGFIKSSQIMDNPSGDFSRKYRHISKGGWAFQVADQGWQVSDCTAEALKALLLLSKCSSDGEDYQMETCCYFDAVNVLLSLQNPNGGYGTWELARTYPWMEIFNMTEIYADIIVEHQYVECTSSVIQALALFREKYPEHRKDEIDQCIRNATEFIEKLQNDDGSWFGSWGICFTYGTWFAIEGLSSVGQCYDDSTCIRKACKFLLSKQLTNGGWGESHLSSRTKAYTNLDGEKSHIVNTAWAMLGLMKAGQIQRDPAPLHKAARLIMSMQLSDGDFPQEEMIGSFLKNGPLCYMAYRNIFPIWALGEYQKLVLQNYQTF
- the LOC121055144 gene encoding pre-mRNA-splicing factor CWC21-like, whose product is MHNGVGIPIARGSGTSGRVQSNKFLPRPQHSPSAAAGAPRDLPAAAAGGIKEEMAEHERRRAVEVRLLELRDVLEEQGHTDAEIASRLAEARKVAAADAATAAGR